From the Gammaproteobacteria bacterium genome, the window CGACTACCGCATTCCCACCAGCCTGGACACGCCGGAAATCGAATCGCTGATCGTCGAGTCGATCGACCCGGAGGGCCCCTACGGCGCCAAGGAGGCGGGCGAGGGGCCGCTGCATTCCTCGATCCCGGCGATCGCCAACGCCATCCACGATGCCACGGGGGTTCGCATGGACCGTCTGCCCTTCTCCGCCCCGAACGTGTGGAGAGCCATCCAGGAGGCCGGGGGGCCGAAGGCGCTGGAGCCGCCGCGGCGCCGGACCGCACCGCCTCGGGAGCCCGCGAGGGTCGACAGGACGGCGGTCGGGGTGGGCCGATGAGCGCCGCATTCAGGCACGTAATACACGCGAATTACAGGCGCTTGGCGCGCCCCGCCGCGGCCATCGCGGCCCTTCTCGCCCTGGCATCCTGTGATTCCGGGTCTTCCGTCGAGGAGGCCCGCCTGCTGGCGCTGTCGGAGGGGACGGCGGAGGACTGGGGCATCGTGCGCTCGACGCTTGCCCGGGCCTGGGACGAAGAACTGCACCGCCTGCCGCTGGGCGAGACCATGGCGCGCATCGGCGTGACCTTCGTGGGCACCGCGTACGTGCCGCAGACCCTCGAAGTGGAGGGCCCCGAGCGCCTGGTGGTCAACCTGCGCGAGCTCGACTGCGTCACCTTCGTCGAGAACGTGCTGGCGCTGGGCCGCTTCGTTCATCTCCACGACCCGTCGTTGCTCGACGATGAAGCGCGGCTGCGCGCCGAGTACCGGCGGCTGCTCACCGAGATCCGGTACCGGGGCGGCGACCTGGAGGGCTATCCGAGCCGGCTGCACTACTTCTCCGAGTGGATCGCCGACAACGAGGCGCGCGGGCTGGTGCGCGACATCTCCCGGGAGTTGGGCGGGATGGCCGACGACACCCCGATCGACTTCATGTCGGCGCACCCGGATGCCTACCGGCAGCTCGCCGAGCCCGGCGTGGTCGACGAGATCGCGCGCGCGGAGGCCCGGCTGAGCGCGCGGCCCCGCTACTTCATCGGCGAGGCGCACATCGAGGACACGGCTCCGGGTATCGCCAACGGCGACATCATCGCCGCCACCTCCACGGTGGACGGGCTCGACATCGCGCACACCGGGCTGGCGCTGGTGCGCGACGGCGGCGTGTTTCTGCTCCATGCTCCCCTGGTCGGGTCCGCTGTCCAGATCAGCGAGGTTCCGCTCGCCGAACGCGTCCAGCGCATCGGCGGCCAGGACGGGATCATGGTGGCGCGACCCCTGGAGCCCGGCACTGCCGGCGGAGATCGCTGAATGCTGCGCCTGCCCCCGTTCCGCTACCACCGGCCCCGAACCATCGACGAAGCCGTGGGGCTGCTGGACCGATGGGGAAGCAGGGCGCTCCCGGTCTCGGGGGGCACGGACCTCATCCCCAACATGAAGCATCGGCTCTTCACCCCCGAACACCTGGTCGCGCTCAGGCAGATCCCCGGCATGAGGGGGTTCCGGCGCGACGGCAGCGCGCTGGTGATCGGCGGGGCGGAGACGCTGGCCTCGGTGGCGCGCCATCCCGAGGTGCGGCGCCGGTTCCCGTCGCTGGCGGCGGCCGCAGGGCAGGTGGCGGGACCGCAGCTGCGCAACATGGGCACCCTGGGCGGCAACATCTGCCTGGACACCCGCTGCACGTACTACAACCAGACGGAGTTCTGGCGCGACGCCCTCGGGTACTGCCTCAAGAAGGATGGGGATGTGTGCCACGTCACCCGCGTGGGGAAGAAGTGCGTGGCCGCGCATTCGGCCGATACCCCGCCCGTGCTCATGACACTGGGGGCGACCATCGAGCTGGCCGGACCCGAGGGGCGCCGGCAAGTGGGCCTGAACGACTTCTTCCTGGCGGACGGCATCTGGAACAGCCGCAGAAAGCCGGGGGAAATCGTGACCCGGGTGCGCATTCCCTTCCCCTCGCGTGACAGCCGCGCCGCGTACACCAAGCTGCGCCAGCGGCGCTCCATCGACTTCCCGCTGCTGTCGGTGGCCGTCTCCGCCGACTTCCAGCGCTCCGGGCGGGTCTGCCAAATCATGGGCGTGGTGACCGCGCTCGGCGCCCGGCCACGGCTGCTGACCGGATGGGCCCGCATCGCGCTGGGCCGCACGCTCTCGAACGAGGTGGTCGAGGCGCTCGCGGAGCGGGCCCACCGCCAGTGCCATCCGCTGGAAAACGCGATCGTCGATGCGGACTGGCGCCGGGCGATGGTGCCGGTGCAGGTTCGTCTGGCGCTGGAGGCGCTGCGGCCCTCAGCCGCGAGTGCTTCGTAGGGCCGGCCACACACCCCCAATCCGCATCCGCCCAACCTCGAGCCAGCCATGCGCGCCGTCCGCTTCCACGTTTCCATCCCCGGGTACCTGATCGCCAAGTCGCTCGGCCGGGTGACCGACTGGGCGCTCTTCGGGGCCGCCGGGGGCGTCAAGATGGAGGAACTCCCCGTCCCCGCGCTGCCGGGTCCGTCGTGGGTGGGGCTTGAGGTGCTGCAGTGCGGCATCTGCGGCTCCGACATCAGCAACGTGACCTACGCCGCCAGCCCTTCGATGGAGCCCTTTGGCTCCTTCCCGGCGGTGCTCGGGCACGAGATCCTGGCGCGGGTTGTGGAGACCGGGCCGCGAGTGCGCGCGGTGGAGGTGGGGCAGCGGGTGGTGGTGGACCCGATGATCTCGTGCACCACGCGCGGCTTTGGGGCTGACGACCACTGCCGGTCGTGCGACGAGGGCCTCCATTCCACGTGCGAGCGGGCGGGGGAGGAGGGCGCTCCCCGCGAAGACGGCAGCTGTCTGGGGCGCGGGCTCACCATCGGCTACCACGGCGACCTGCCGGGGGGCTGGGGGGAGCGAATGGTGGCGCACGAGAGCCAGCTGTTTCCGGTTCCGGACGCCATCCCCGACCGCCGCGCGGTCCTGACCGAACCGGTCTCCATCGGGTTGCACGGCGCACTCCGCAGTCCCCCGCACCCGGACGAGCCCGTGCTGGTGATCGGCAGCGGCCCCATCGCGCTGGGCACGATCTGGGCGCTGCGCGCGCTGGGCTTCGACGGGTTCCTGCTGGGCCAGACCAAGCGCCCGCACGAGGCG encodes:
- a CDS encoding alcohol dehydrogenase catalytic domain-containing protein — protein: MRAVRFHVSIPGYLIAKSLGRVTDWALFGAAGGVKMEELPVPALPGPSWVGLEVLQCGICGSDISNVTYAASPSMEPFGSFPAVLGHEILARVVETGPRVRAVEVGQRVVVDPMISCTTRGFGADDHCRSCDEGLHSTCERAGEEGAPREDGSCLGRGLTIGYHGDLPGGWGERMVAHESQLFPVPDAIPDRRAVLTEPVSIGLHGALRSPPHPDEPVLVIGSGPIALGTIWALRALGFDGFLLGQTKRPHEAELARAFGASDVVSPGFEARNALVDTGAVAYQPIVGPEVFERGGFPLIFDCVGSAGSLAQALSFASPRGRVVMLGCTGQTRLDLTWMWARELDLKGYVGYGRERWRGGTRHTMAIAHELMEETGTPLEKMVTHVFPLRQFRTALGAAANHRASGAVKVLLEP
- a CDS encoding DUF1460 domain-containing protein — protein: MARPAAAIAALLALASCDSGSSVEEARLLALSEGTAEDWGIVRSTLARAWDEELHRLPLGETMARIGVTFVGTAYVPQTLEVEGPERLVVNLRELDCVTFVENVLALGRFVHLHDPSLLDDEARLRAEYRRLLTEIRYRGGDLEGYPSRLHYFSEWIADNEARGLVRDISRELGGMADDTPIDFMSAHPDAYRQLAEPGVVDEIARAEARLSARPRYFIGEAHIEDTAPGIANGDIIAATSTVDGLDIAHTGLALVRDGGVFLLHAPLVGSAVQISEVPLAERVQRIGGQDGIMVARPLEPGTAGGDR
- a CDS encoding FAD binding domain-containing protein — its product is MLRLPPFRYHRPRTIDEAVGLLDRWGSRALPVSGGTDLIPNMKHRLFTPEHLVALRQIPGMRGFRRDGSALVIGGAETLASVARHPEVRRRFPSLAAAAGQVAGPQLRNMGTLGGNICLDTRCTYYNQTEFWRDALGYCLKKDGDVCHVTRVGKKCVAAHSADTPPVLMTLGATIELAGPEGRRQVGLNDFFLADGIWNSRRKPGEIVTRVRIPFPSRDSRAAYTKLRQRRSIDFPLLSVAVSADFQRSGRVCQIMGVVTALGARPRLLTGWARIALGRTLSNEVVEALAERAHRQCHPLENAIVDADWRRAMVPVQVRLALEALRPSAASAS